Proteins encoded in a region of the Candidatus Moanabacter tarae genome:
- the ispD gene encoding 2-C-methyl-D-erythritol 4-phosphate cytidylyltransferase, with the protein MSNAAILLAAGKGKRMEGKVEDKIFAPISGKSAFLHSLQAFRKSGIVEQITIVYRDDFQRQKIEEHILNANLHLSDITWSKGGRERQDSVYNGLQSTDHRIELVFIHDCARPMITSELIRALADKAARDGAVCLAHRATDTWKHVDPISDDGDSSCEISQEHRRSPTHIPNTIRCLLSDLNRNSLWAMETPQVFDRKLIIEAYELIRNRKLTATDDTTAFSYLNRPITLFENDSPNPKLTTIDDLEYIEFLVTKKPHNVE; encoded by the coding sequence ATGTCCAACGCAGCCATACTACTTGCAGCCGGTAAGGGGAAAAGGATGGAGGGAAAGGTCGAAGATAAAATCTTTGCTCCGATCTCCGGAAAATCAGCATTTCTCCACTCACTGCAAGCATTCAGAAAAAGTGGAATCGTCGAACAAATTACCATCGTCTATCGTGATGATTTTCAACGCCAGAAAATTGAAGAACACATATTGAATGCTAATCTTCATTTAAGCGATATTACCTGGTCTAAGGGAGGCAGGGAACGACAAGATTCAGTCTACAACGGTTTACAATCTACTGACCACCGGATTGAATTGGTGTTTATCCACGACTGTGCCCGTCCTATGATCACTAGTGAATTAATTCGAGCCCTTGCTGATAAGGCTGCGCGTGATGGAGCCGTCTGCCTGGCACATCGTGCCACAGACACATGGAAGCATGTTGATCCGATTAGTGACGATGGTGATTCCTCTTGCGAAATATCTCAGGAGCATCGGAGATCACCTACCCACATACCGAACACTATTCGTTGTTTGCTCTCAGACCTTAATCGAAACTCCCTTTGGGCAATGGAAACCCCTCAAGTGTTTGATCGAAAACTGATTATTGAAGCCTATGAGCTGATTCGAAATCGAAAGTTAACAGCGACCGATGACACCACTGCCTTTTCTTATCTAAACCGACCTATCACCCTGTTCGAAAATGATTCTCCAAACCCTAAGTTGACAACAATAGACGACCTCGAGTACATCGAATTTCTGGTCACAAAAAAACCCCATAATGTGGAGTAA
- the ispE gene encoding 4-diphosphocytidyl-2-C-methyl-D-erythritol kinase — protein sequence MYGREEISIHCPAKVNLLLAVLGGRNDGFHEILSVATPLDFGDRLVLRLLGEEEDDCWSCDCPVLNIGSENLVYKAVESFRAATGLKRSVKVSLEKRIPIGAGLGGGSSDAASTLIGLNRLWGLPLTGQELNDLAATLGSDVPLFPRRAPVIMRGRGECIDVVPDTCLDRILGRRILLFRPEFEISTSVAYGHLAKNAAYFSSGKEMETRLLDWIESDRPINDLLFNSFEKVLFDKYLGIRVLFEKLRTKLGLSCLVSGSGSACFALIDDDATSAVAEQLIRECWGEETFIVESRPLALSN from the coding sequence ATGTATGGCAGGGAAGAGATTTCCATCCACTGTCCAGCAAAAGTTAATCTTTTGCTGGCAGTATTGGGTGGTCGGAATGATGGATTCCATGAAATTCTTTCCGTTGCGACGCCTCTTGATTTCGGAGACCGTTTAGTTCTTCGACTTCTGGGTGAAGAAGAGGACGACTGCTGGTCTTGTGATTGTCCGGTGCTGAATATAGGTTCAGAAAACCTTGTCTACAAGGCTGTGGAGAGCTTTCGTGCAGCTACCGGTTTGAAGCGATCCGTTAAGGTGAGTCTTGAAAAGAGGATACCGATTGGAGCTGGTCTGGGAGGCGGTAGTAGCGATGCGGCTTCGACTTTAATTGGGCTTAATCGGTTATGGGGGCTTCCTCTAACCGGGCAGGAACTCAATGACCTAGCAGCAACACTTGGCTCCGATGTCCCTCTCTTTCCGAGAAGAGCTCCTGTAATTATGAGAGGAAGGGGAGAGTGCATCGATGTTGTGCCGGATACTTGTCTTGATCGGATTCTCGGGCGACGAATTCTACTATTTCGACCGGAGTTCGAGATCTCTACGTCGGTGGCTTATGGCCATTTGGCAAAAAATGCAGCTTATTTTAGTTCTGGAAAAGAAATGGAAACAAGACTTCTTGATTGGATAGAATCTGATAGGCCGATCAATGACTTACTTTTTAATAGTTTTGAGAAAGTTTTGTTCGATAAATATCTTGGAATCCGAGTTCTTTTTGAGAAATTGCGTACAAAGCTTGGTCTCTCTTGTTTGGTGAGCGGAAGTGGAAGTGCTTGTTTTGCTTTGATCGACGACGACGCTACTTCGGCGGTGGCGGAGCAGTTGATTCGTGAGTGCTGGGGTGAGGAAACATTTATAGTTGAAAGCAGACCCTTGGCGCTTTCTAATTAA
- the rsmB gene encoding Ribosomal RNA small subunit methyltransferase B, translated as MNRVLNTPDGWLAAVKLFEAYLSRPRKVDDLMSGLSAQFSQRERRRCQFLLYGAIRNLELISITINSKVDKEPRRRLKSILFIGATECLGDKKSRIPEIVDHAVGVSKHLLSSAETKFVNAVLRRTAECLSKIGEERHAIRNLEPEEFTRRLSYSFSHPPWLVRRWRKRLSEESVCKLVEWNQKSAVNYVYLKKGEVGSSRLGLVSTEWPGFYLTDGLDWNSVTDLISRGKAFVTDPANRLAVGLLDPRPGEAILDLCSAPGGKSLLISENLKGADSLLVSLDRPGPRMGRLRENLGRISGMRYEIIESDLLDVEPILFFDTALPASYDGVLLDVPCSNTGVLRRRPDAKWRLQEDDISHSATQQMVLLTQAARFVKPGGRLVYNTCSLEPEENEDVVEPFIDLSRNKFQLVQRIHSRPWIEGHDGGGAFLLRRKR; from the coding sequence ATGAACAGAGTATTAAATACTCCCGATGGATGGCTGGCTGCTGTCAAACTATTTGAGGCATATTTGAGCCGGCCCCGAAAAGTTGATGATCTAATGTCTGGTTTGTCGGCTCAATTCTCCCAGAGGGAAAGACGGCGATGTCAGTTTCTGTTGTATGGGGCAATCCGAAATCTCGAGTTGATTTCTATAACGATCAACTCAAAAGTGGATAAAGAGCCGAGGAGACGGTTGAAGTCAATTCTATTTATAGGGGCTACGGAATGTCTTGGAGACAAGAAGTCCCGAATTCCTGAAATTGTCGACCATGCCGTGGGTGTATCTAAGCATCTCCTAAGTTCGGCAGAAACTAAATTTGTCAATGCCGTGCTTCGAAGGACTGCAGAATGTCTATCGAAAATTGGCGAAGAGAGGCATGCTATCAGGAATTTGGAACCTGAGGAATTTACTAGGCGATTGAGTTACTCTTTCAGCCATCCTCCATGGTTAGTTAGGCGTTGGCGGAAACGCTTATCCGAGGAATCGGTTTGTAAATTGGTTGAATGGAACCAAAAATCGGCCGTAAACTACGTTTACCTAAAAAAGGGGGAAGTAGGCTCTTCGAGACTGGGGCTAGTCTCGACTGAATGGCCGGGGTTTTATCTGACTGACGGATTGGATTGGAATAGCGTAACTGACCTAATTTCGAGAGGGAAGGCATTTGTTACTGACCCTGCGAATCGTCTAGCAGTTGGGCTTCTAGATCCACGACCCGGGGAGGCGATTCTCGATTTATGCTCTGCTCCAGGGGGGAAGTCCCTACTGATCAGCGAGAATCTGAAGGGTGCCGATAGTCTTCTCGTTAGCCTTGATCGTCCTGGACCAAGGATGGGACGGTTGCGTGAGAATCTTGGACGGATTTCCGGGATGCGGTATGAGATCATAGAAAGCGACTTGCTTGATGTAGAGCCCATTTTATTTTTTGACACAGCTCTACCTGCGTCCTATGACGGAGTCCTCTTGGATGTCCCCTGTTCCAATACGGGTGTCCTGCGCAGGCGACCTGATGCCAAGTGGCGACTTCAGGAGGACGATATCTCACATTCTGCAACTCAACAGATGGTTCTTCTCACACAGGCGGCCCGCTTTGTAAAACCAGGCGGGCGTTTAGTCTATAATACGTGCAGTTTAGAACCCGAGGAAAACGAGGATGTGGTAGAGCCATTTATTGATTTGTCGCGAAATAAATTCCAACTGGTTCAAAGAATTCATAGTCGGCCCTGGATTGAGGGCCACGATGGGGGAGGAGCATTTTTGTTGCGGAGAAAAAGGTGA
- the greA gene encoding Transcription elongation factor GreA, whose product MNAESIDLLILENPKLKSARARLEAMQDESYCIHRSWGLGQIKSYDEKERKLIIDFENEKTGHAMDPVFCLSHLEVLSPNHLIVKHRTNPSEIEDLIKKKPNDVIAILLDGFPNKTAISTEIERVLMHVLGQNRYKKWWTATKKRLIKDPRFAVPEKKTGPFVLRETPVKAEEEILEQFFSIKAPKKQINLAEDLIELSLTHDDIKEQLPDILQTLTIALDETRLLSPGERLHGLWVRNDLARFISEDVESLHPTSSSILLDTENLSELVEQIPATHFNRFLDLLKRVYPERWEKVSTDLLKHSSGKFTAECVNYLIEMGKETLLEETLNRWLDEQNLKGPLLFWIIKNRNSRKYTKFLSNLISPRLFNAIFYAIDNEALQNAGTRRIPLADLLSDDKELIPELLAEATPETTSDLATSLMLNQGFEDLTKRSLLARFIRLFPNVQNILTGDDLEDIEVTDSLIVSQESLDLRKNEYEELVSNKIPENKQAIAQAREYGDIRENSEYKMAREDQDTLLARKGELETEIRLARVTDFTDAPLELVGIGNVVELLIGSTGKTVSYSILGAWDSKPEENILSYKTPIGQSLLSQKVGSTVKTVIDETEEEWTIKSISRWIDLQGKK is encoded by the coding sequence ATGAATGCCGAATCAATCGATTTACTTATCCTCGAAAATCCGAAGCTAAAATCAGCCCGAGCTCGGCTTGAAGCCATGCAGGATGAGTCCTATTGTATTCACCGAAGTTGGGGCTTGGGTCAGATTAAATCCTACGACGAAAAAGAAAGAAAACTCATAATAGACTTTGAGAACGAGAAAACTGGTCACGCTATGGATCCGGTCTTCTGCCTAAGTCATCTTGAAGTCCTATCACCTAATCATCTTATTGTTAAACATCGAACTAATCCGAGTGAGATTGAGGATTTAATCAAGAAAAAGCCTAACGATGTAATCGCAATACTCCTGGATGGATTTCCGAACAAGACTGCAATCAGCACCGAAATTGAGCGTGTTCTCATGCATGTTCTGGGGCAAAACCGCTATAAGAAGTGGTGGACCGCGACTAAAAAGCGTTTGATAAAAGATCCGAGATTCGCAGTTCCAGAAAAAAAGACAGGCCCTTTCGTTTTGAGGGAGACGCCCGTAAAGGCGGAAGAGGAAATACTAGAACAGTTTTTCTCTATTAAGGCCCCGAAAAAGCAGATCAACCTCGCTGAAGACCTTATTGAATTATCGCTTACCCACGACGACATAAAAGAACAGCTTCCTGATATTCTCCAAACATTGACTATTGCACTTGATGAAACGCGCCTCCTCTCTCCTGGCGAACGTCTCCATGGGCTCTGGGTACGAAATGATCTGGCGCGCTTTATCAGTGAAGACGTCGAGTCGCTTCATCCGACCTCATCGTCCATCCTCTTGGACACCGAAAATCTATCGGAGCTCGTTGAACAAATTCCCGCAACTCACTTCAACCGATTTCTTGATCTCCTCAAACGGGTCTACCCGGAACGTTGGGAGAAGGTCAGCACGGACCTTCTGAAACACAGTTCCGGGAAGTTTACTGCTGAATGTGTCAACTACCTGATAGAAATGGGGAAAGAAACTCTCCTGGAAGAGACACTTAATCGCTGGTTGGACGAGCAGAATCTTAAGGGACCTCTCCTGTTTTGGATTATCAAGAACCGAAACTCCCGGAAGTACACAAAGTTCCTTAGTAACCTGATCTCACCAAGACTCTTCAACGCTATCTTCTATGCTATCGACAACGAAGCTCTGCAGAATGCAGGGACTCGACGTATCCCTCTGGCCGACCTCCTGAGCGATGATAAGGAATTAATTCCTGAGTTACTTGCCGAGGCAACTCCAGAAACAACAAGTGATCTGGCAACCTCTCTTATGCTCAATCAGGGGTTTGAAGATCTCACTAAAAGATCCCTTTTGGCGCGCTTTATCCGATTATTCCCTAATGTTCAGAATATTCTCACAGGGGATGATTTGGAAGATATCGAAGTTACAGACAGCCTCATTGTTTCTCAAGAAAGCCTCGATCTTAGAAAGAATGAATATGAGGAGTTGGTCTCTAATAAGATACCTGAGAATAAACAGGCTATCGCTCAAGCCCGCGAGTACGGGGATATCAGAGAAAACTCAGAATACAAAATGGCTCGGGAGGATCAGGATACTCTTCTCGCCCGCAAGGGAGAACTAGAGACCGAAATTCGGCTTGCTCGCGTTACCGACTTTACCGACGCTCCGCTGGAGCTAGTTGGAATCGGTAACGTTGTCGAGCTTCTGATCGGATCTACTGGCAAAACCGTGAGTTATTCGATTCTCGGTGCTTGGGACAGCAAACCAGAAGAAAACATTCTCTCCTATAAGACCCCTATTGGGCAGAGTTTATTATCCCAAAAGGTCGGAAGCACGGTTAAAACCGTTATTGACGAAACGGAAGAGGAATGGACGATTAAATCGATCTCTCGATGGATCGATCTTCAAGGGAAAAAGTAA
- the ndk gene encoding Nucleoside diphosphate kinase yields MEKTLIIFKPDCVEQKRVGHVLSRFEENGFTILDCKVMLLTEELLSDHYSHIRHLPFFPEITGFMSSKPVIVMVLEGKNVVQRVRELLGPTDSTVAPKGSIRGDFGTDRMRNIAHASDSWENAKIEIKRFFGN; encoded by the coding sequence ATGGAAAAGACATTGATTATTTTCAAACCGGATTGCGTTGAGCAAAAGAGGGTAGGTCATGTGTTAAGCCGGTTTGAAGAGAACGGTTTCACGATTCTAGATTGCAAGGTAATGTTGCTCACTGAGGAACTGCTTAGTGATCACTATTCTCATATCAGGCATCTCCCTTTTTTTCCGGAAATAACTGGATTCATGAGTTCGAAACCGGTTATCGTAATGGTTCTGGAGGGGAAAAATGTGGTTCAGAGAGTTCGCGAACTCCTTGGCCCAACCGATTCAACGGTGGCTCCTAAAGGCAGTATTCGGGGAGACTTCGGTACTGATAGAATGCGAAATATCGCCCATGCTTCTGATAGCTGGGAAAATGCGAAGATTGAGATTAAGCGATTCTTTGGGAACTAA
- the clpC gene encoding Negative regulator of genetic competence ClpC/MecB, translating to MAMEPMNNFTPRAQQVLALARKEADRFHHNYVGTEHLLLGLINLGQGVAVNVLQKMGLDLETVRTAVEKQVGTGPESKPTGNIPYTPRVKKVLALSGKEARALNHSYVGTEHILLGLLREGEGVAARVLQSLDVDIERCRNEVLSELDPNFVNEAEEAVSSTSSMGSEEKKELKMPALKAFGRDLTELARNNELDPVIGRKEEIRRVVQILCRRTKNNPVLIGEAGVGKTAIVEGLAQEIGSGIVPEILADKRVITLDLALMVAGTKYRGQFEERIKAVMDEIRRAKNVIIFIDELHTIVGAGAAEGAMDASNIFKPALSRGELQCVGATTLSEYRKYIEKDSALDRRFQSVLVEAPSVEDTIKILNGIRPKYEDYHKVIYTDKAIEAAAKFSDRYITGRYLPDKAIDVLDESGARARIDSLNRPPEVENLAREIDEVCSKKEEAISKQHFEEAAKFRDKEKQLHAKREEILEDWKRNREETKVTVDEDEMYQIVSSWTGIPLSRMEQKETEKLLKLEEELQTEVVGQNEATAVIAKALRRSRADLKDPRRPIGSFMFLGPTGVGKSHLAKILAEKIFGDQDSIVQLDMSEYMEKFTVSRLIGSPPGYVGYEEGGQLTETVRRKPYCVVLFDEIEKAHPDVVQLLLQVLEDGRLTDSLGRTVDFRNTILIMTSNVGARILHKSSSLGFETEEDGQGDFEKTKEKILEETNRTFKPEFLNRINELVVFPSLTRDHLLVIVDLELSKVSERLKEQDIEIKISDEAKNFLIEKGYDEKYGARPLRRAVERHLEDPLAEAILRSELKRDEPIMVGAGADELTFEQNQPASLKQ from the coding sequence ATGGCGATGGAACCGATGAATAATTTCACTCCTCGAGCTCAGCAAGTGTTGGCGTTGGCCCGTAAGGAGGCCGATCGTTTCCACCACAATTATGTTGGAACGGAACATTTGCTTCTAGGGCTCATTAACCTGGGCCAGGGCGTTGCTGTTAACGTGCTGCAGAAAATGGGTCTCGATCTGGAAACTGTTAGAACAGCTGTGGAAAAACAGGTGGGTACGGGTCCAGAATCCAAGCCAACAGGAAATATTCCCTATACACCAAGGGTGAAGAAAGTGCTGGCTTTGTCAGGGAAAGAAGCCAGGGCACTGAATCACAGCTATGTTGGGACGGAGCATATTCTCCTAGGTTTACTGAGGGAAGGCGAAGGTGTTGCGGCGAGAGTATTGCAGAGTCTGGACGTTGATATTGAACGCTGTCGGAACGAGGTTCTGAGTGAGCTTGATCCAAATTTTGTTAATGAAGCTGAAGAAGCTGTCTCTTCAACTTCTAGTATGGGGTCGGAAGAGAAAAAAGAGTTGAAGATGCCGGCTCTTAAGGCCTTCGGTAGGGATTTGACCGAACTCGCACGAAACAATGAGCTGGATCCAGTGATTGGACGTAAGGAAGAGATTCGTCGAGTTGTTCAGATACTCTGCCGTCGGACAAAGAATAATCCAGTTTTAATTGGCGAGGCAGGGGTGGGTAAAACTGCAATTGTTGAGGGGCTTGCTCAGGAGATTGGATCCGGCATTGTCCCGGAAATATTGGCAGACAAGCGAGTCATTACCTTGGATCTTGCACTTATGGTAGCTGGAACGAAGTACCGCGGGCAGTTTGAAGAACGTATTAAGGCGGTTATGGATGAAATTCGGCGTGCCAAGAATGTCATAATCTTTATCGATGAACTACACACGATCGTGGGAGCTGGAGCAGCGGAAGGAGCGATGGACGCTTCCAACATCTTCAAGCCAGCTCTTTCCCGGGGTGAGCTACAGTGTGTAGGTGCTACAACCCTTTCAGAATACAGAAAGTACATTGAGAAAGATAGTGCATTGGATCGGAGGTTTCAGAGTGTACTAGTGGAAGCCCCTTCAGTGGAAGACACGATCAAGATCCTAAATGGAATCCGTCCTAAGTATGAGGACTACCACAAAGTTATTTATACTGATAAGGCTATCGAGGCGGCGGCTAAATTCTCTGACCGCTACATTACAGGTCGGTATTTGCCTGACAAGGCGATTGACGTTCTAGATGAATCCGGTGCTCGCGCTCGCATTGATTCTTTGAACCGTCCACCGGAAGTAGAAAACTTAGCTCGGGAAATTGATGAAGTCTGTTCCAAAAAGGAGGAGGCGATCAGCAAGCAACATTTTGAGGAGGCAGCAAAATTTCGGGATAAGGAAAAACAGCTGCATGCCAAGAGGGAAGAGATTCTTGAAGATTGGAAGCGGAATCGCGAGGAAACCAAGGTAACAGTTGATGAAGATGAGATGTATCAAATTGTTTCCAGTTGGACTGGAATTCCGCTTAGCCGTATGGAACAGAAGGAGACTGAGAAATTGCTTAAATTGGAGGAAGAACTCCAGACTGAAGTGGTTGGGCAGAACGAGGCTACGGCTGTCATTGCGAAGGCCTTAAGGCGTTCAAGGGCGGATTTGAAGGATCCCCGACGGCCCATCGGGTCTTTTATGTTTTTAGGACCGACAGGGGTCGGCAAGTCCCATTTGGCAAAAATCTTGGCAGAGAAGATTTTTGGCGATCAAGATTCCATTGTTCAACTCGACATGTCGGAGTACATGGAGAAGTTCACGGTTTCTCGACTAATCGGATCTCCTCCCGGTTATGTTGGATATGAAGAAGGTGGCCAACTTACGGAGACGGTGCGGCGCAAGCCTTATTGCGTGGTCCTTTTTGACGAGATTGAGAAAGCACATCCTGATGTGGTTCAATTACTTCTTCAAGTATTAGAGGATGGTCGGCTGACGGATAGCCTTGGACGCACTGTTGATTTTCGTAACACAATCCTTATTATGACTTCCAATGTGGGAGCTCGAATCCTACACAAATCGAGTAGTCTTGGATTTGAAACGGAAGAAGACGGGCAAGGTGATTTCGAGAAGACAAAGGAGAAAATCCTTGAGGAGACGAACCGGACTTTTAAACCAGAGTTTCTCAATCGGATAAATGAGCTGGTTGTATTCCCGTCTCTGACGAGGGACCATCTTCTCGTTATTGTTGACCTCGAACTTAGCAAAGTATCGGAGCGTTTGAAGGAGCAAGATATCGAGATTAAAATTTCAGACGAAGCGAAAAACTTTCTTATTGAAAAGGGATATGATGAAAAGTATGGTGCACGGCCGTTGCGCCGCGCAGTTGAGAGGCATTTAGAGGATCCTCTTGCGGAAGCGATTTTGAGGTCTGAATTAAAGAGGGATGAACCGATTATGGTTGGTGCGGGAGCCGACGAACTTACCTTCGAGCAGAATCAGCCTGCTTCGCTGAAGCAGTAG
- the ispF gene encoding 2-C-methyl-D-erythritol 2,4-cyclodiphosphate synthase has protein sequence MSQNIRIGHGYDVHCLIEGRNLILGGVTIPHSKGLDGHSDADCLTHAVADAILGAASLPDIGTYFSNTDPANKDMDSQVILRNVNSEASTRGLRVVNIDCTVIAQEPKIASYIGQMKIILGRTLDIPTTCIGIKATTHEGLDSLGRGEGIAAHAVVLLAGQE, from the coding sequence GTGTCCCAGAATATCCGCATAGGCCACGGCTACGACGTCCATTGTCTGATTGAAGGCCGCAATCTTATCCTAGGAGGGGTAACGATTCCTCACTCCAAAGGTCTAGATGGCCATTCCGATGCCGATTGCCTCACCCATGCTGTTGCCGATGCAATTCTTGGCGCTGCCTCGCTTCCCGACATCGGGACCTACTTCTCGAATACCGATCCAGCGAATAAGGACATGGATTCACAAGTGATTCTCCGGAATGTAAACTCGGAGGCCTCTACCCGCGGTCTCCGAGTTGTTAACATCGACTGCACAGTTATCGCACAAGAACCAAAAATTGCTTCTTATATCGGTCAGATGAAAATCATTCTCGGAAGGACGCTTGATATTCCCACAACCTGTATAGGGATTAAAGCAACCACTCATGAAGGACTCGACAGCCTGGGAAGGGGTGAGGGAATTGCGGCGCACGCGGTGGTTTTGTTGGCCGGACAGGAATGA
- the ptsI gene encoding Phosphoenolpyruvate-protein phosphotransferase: MHPLQKEEIVIRGLAASPGVVHGPAFLFHQRELDVEPYKVGSGQRDEEIVRFDQAILQTRRQISKIRAQIAESLGEEEAQIFDAHLLVLDDKALLDETIHEFWETGLNIEYCFKVIASRFMEAFENINDEYIRERVADIRDVTRRILGNLVGKVDINLAELKERRIIVSEDLTPSETAGLEVGHVLGIATDAGGLTSHMIIMARSIEVPAVVGLHEVSRKVKPGDMMLIDGYEGVVIINPSEQNLFVYGEIELKHQHDRELYHASARESAITIDGNEMILRSNIEGYEDMARLKESGAIGVGLFRTENIYLRAKGFPSEEEQFRVYRHIVEEFSPDPVTIRTLDLSGDKGLIDEHFREEEENPFMGYRAIRFSLEETKIFKVQLRAILRASFFGKVKIMYPMISGREELRDARSLLAEVKLELSSEGFEYDSKIEEGSMIEIPSAAVTADLLAEESDFFSIGTNDLIQYLLAVDRVNDRISHLYEPTHPAVLRTIKSIIDAGHRAGIPVYVCGEMAGDPIFAPMLFGLGADELSATPSCLPEIKHLIRRMKFLDAQELAQKLVEISDSHSIKRELLKFHRNHSVTSAEN; encoded by the coding sequence ATGCATCCACTCCAAAAAGAAGAGATTGTCATACGGGGCCTTGCTGCTTCTCCCGGCGTGGTCCATGGGCCAGCATTCCTGTTCCATCAGCGGGAATTGGACGTTGAGCCCTACAAGGTCGGGAGCGGTCAACGAGACGAAGAGATTGTCCGCTTTGATCAGGCTATCCTCCAGACCCGCCGTCAAATCAGCAAGATACGGGCGCAAATCGCTGAAAGTCTGGGTGAGGAAGAAGCCCAAATTTTCGATGCTCATCTCCTTGTCCTCGATGATAAGGCTCTTCTCGACGAGACCATTCACGAGTTCTGGGAGACTGGGCTGAATATCGAATACTGCTTCAAGGTAATCGCTTCCAGGTTTATGGAGGCTTTCGAAAATATTAACGACGAATATATACGAGAAAGAGTGGCCGATATCCGGGACGTGACACGGCGAATTCTTGGAAATCTTGTCGGCAAAGTGGATATAAATCTAGCAGAGCTTAAAGAAAGGCGGATCATCGTTTCGGAAGATCTTACGCCATCAGAGACTGCCGGTCTTGAAGTCGGGCATGTTCTCGGAATAGCGACCGATGCAGGTGGTTTAACAAGCCATATGATCATTATGGCTCGATCTATTGAAGTCCCAGCAGTAGTTGGTCTTCATGAAGTCTCCCGCAAGGTAAAACCAGGAGACATGATGCTAATCGATGGGTATGAGGGGGTTGTCATTATCAATCCCTCGGAACAGAATCTCTTTGTTTACGGTGAGATAGAGCTCAAGCACCAACATGACCGGGAGCTTTATCACGCATCGGCTCGAGAATCGGCTATCACGATCGATGGCAATGAAATGATCCTTCGATCTAATATCGAGGGCTATGAAGACATGGCGCGACTAAAGGAGAGTGGGGCTATCGGAGTGGGTCTTTTCCGAACGGAGAACATTTATTTGAGAGCGAAAGGGTTTCCCTCAGAAGAGGAGCAATTTCGTGTCTACCGGCATATCGTGGAAGAATTCAGCCCAGACCCAGTTACTATACGGACTCTTGATCTTAGTGGTGATAAGGGGCTTATAGACGAACACTTCCGAGAGGAGGAGGAGAATCCTTTCATGGGATACAGGGCGATTCGTTTCTCTCTCGAAGAAACAAAAATTTTCAAGGTTCAATTGCGTGCCATACTTAGGGCCAGTTTTTTTGGAAAAGTGAAGATCATGTACCCAATGATTAGCGGAAGAGAAGAGCTTCGCGATGCTCGCAGTCTTCTTGCGGAAGTAAAGTTAGAATTGTCGTCCGAGGGTTTCGAATATGACTCTAAAATTGAAGAAGGGAGCATGATAGAGATACCGTCTGCGGCGGTCACTGCTGATCTTCTAGCCGAGGAGAGTGACTTTTTTAGTATCGGCACTAATGACTTGATTCAGTACCTTCTCGCTGTAGATCGAGTAAACGACCGCATCTCACACTTGTATGAACCAACCCATCCAGCCGTTTTACGGACCATTAAATCGATAATTGACGCCGGACATCGAGCTGGAATTCCTGTTTACGTCTGTGGAGAGATGGCAGGTGATCCGATCTTCGCTCCCATGCTCTTTGGTCTCGGTGCCGACGAACTAAGTGCGACACCTTCTTGTTTACCCGAAATCAAGCACCTAATTCGTAGAATGAAATTCTTAGATGCTCAAGAATTAGCCCAGAAATTGGTTGAGATATCCGACTCTCACTCGATTAAACGGGAACTTCTCAAGTTCCATCGGAACCATTCAGTTACGTCGGCAGAGAATTAG